AACCCACAACCTCTACCTCGAGGCGAATGTATGCCCACTGGAAAACAAAATCCTATTTGCAAAAGCCAAACTTTTCAACACAATAGTACTCTCCCATGACACCCCCCTTAATTCATTagcgaaaaaaattataaataaacacaataaaaaatacaagaactCAGTGCTCCAAGACTGCATCAACATTTGCTCCAATCTTAACCTAACAATTACATTAGCTAAAAAACTACCTAAAGCCAATCCACCATGGCACATTAATCCCGACACAATAGACACCCaccttaataaaaatgaaaaatcaatTACCCCAAAggaggtatttttaaaagaattttttgaaactaaaaacaaattaaaagacTATACCCTTATATACACAGACGGATCTTTATCAAAAGAAATAATCGGCTATGCAATAACAACAGAGAGCTCAATCTTAAAACTGGGAGTACTCCCGGAGTACTCTTCAGTGTATACAGCCGAAGCTATAGCAATTCTTGAAGCGATCAAGATATCCTTAAAAGTGAGAGGGAAAACATGCATTTGCACTGATTCCCTATCGGTAGTTGAAGGCATAAAAAACATAGAAAATTCTACACATATGATCTCCCAAATTCGAAGTCTGCTAATAAACAactttccaaaaattaaaatactgtGGATACCAAGTCACGTAGGTATAACAGGAAATGAATTTGCCGATGAAGCTGCTAAAGCAGCCACGATTTCCCCCTTAATAGCATCaccaaacataaataaatcagacataaacagatatttaaaatcaacacTCCTAAATTTTTCTTCACACCTGCTTAATCAAACTTCTACCTGGTACCAAACGTATAATGACGGCCAACTCAATATTGCCCACTACACAAAAAACACTTTCTTTGCCAGGCTGACAAGAACTGAACAAATCAAACTTATACGGTTACGACTTGGTCATACTAAGCTGACCCATGCAAATAGATTCCTTCAACCTCCTTCCAACCAATGCCAATTCTGCAACAACCCTGACACATCAatcaaacatattttaaacgaATGCCCATCGTTTCAAAACATTAGACCCTCAACACCGAACTCCGATCTCATTCCTCTATTAACTAACCCAAAACCGGAAAACCTACTTATCATTCTTACTTTCcttaaaaaagccaacttACTTAATCGCCTTTAAGATATACTTCTTATCAACATATACCTATTATACCTATTATTACTAAAATCAAATGTTAATCTTAAGACTACTATATTACCCATTATATCAATTGTCATTTAATTAAACGTTAAATGCTAAACGTTCTAGATAATAAGATGGAAAATTTATGAAACGTTAATCAGCCGAAAGCCACAGCAGCTATGGCTGTCATCCCCTACGGTAgcttaattttgtaaaataagcaTACCctgtacaaataaataaatatttttaaatctcaTAGTTAACATGATAATTTTGATAAATccgaaatttattatttttcaagatcatttttaaaacttttatttaaaaaaagtgttcatATGTTGGAATCCCCATATTCCAACAACTTAATACAAAAGATGTTTTattggaaataattttttaattaattaaataacaaagtttggaaacatattatttatttaactggTCTGTCATTTGACGttcttaaatgtaaattttttttatagtatattttaaaatattctgttaataattgcattttttaCTTGCAGAAGAAAACGATGCCTGCGTCGTTAACGAGGACTGTGATGCACTGGGCGCCGGTGCCGAGTGCGTTGGCCTAGTATGCACCTATGTGGACGAGATCACAACGACTCCGGGGACCGGGGAGGGGGAAACGGAGACCACCAATCCGGAGTGGCCGGAGGATGACTCGACCACAGCGGAGGCGATCACCGAGAGCGCCGAGGCAGAACAGGAGTCGACCTTCCGGAGCCGCAGGCAGCTAACCAAGGCCTTTGTCCACGCCCCCCCGCCCACTCACAGCGATGCCGCCGCCCAGGTGTCCTTCGCCCAGCTCACCAATGGCGACACCGAGCCACTCATCTCCCCGCGATCGCACGAGATCGCCGTCCAGACGAGCATCGAAAAGTACGAGCTGCGGGAGGTGGGTCGCAGTGTGCGGAATgtggccaccaccaccaccgcctccACGAGCACCAGCAGCCGGCGCAACTCCAGCCGGAACCAGAGCCACGCCCTCAGCCAACAACGCCGCCGATTGCCCGCCCTCTTCCGCTTTGATGACGAGGACATCAAGACCTACTCCACGCTGGGATCCAGTCGCGATGACGACGATGTCGATGAGAAGAAGTGTAAGtagttttaaaagtttcattttttatttgaaaaaaaaacgcgaattcttcagaacaaTTGGTAATTTGCTTATAACTTCagtttgaaaaagaaaaaaaaactcctTAAGGaagtgttttaattttaacctaAACAAAATGGCTCATATTATGTTAAGATCTTATCTTaatccaaaatatttatcttagttataattaattatatttgtttttaacacaattatATAGTTCaaaccctactttaaaaacatttcgcaaaaatatttaaataattttttatttcttttcgaTTGGTTTTgttaactttaattattaataattatatattaattttaataaactatattttcttACTCAGATGGCAGCAGCTGTACGGATAATGGAAAGACATGTTCGGGTCTGCCGCACTCGATTtgcaccaaaaatatttgcctaTGTCGCCAGGGCTATTATGCCCGCAatggaaaatgttttgcaGGTGcgtaaaagtttattttaatataaatataatattttaaataaaaatttattttgtagaaCTTGGAGAAATCGCTGAGAGCACGGACGAGTGCGAGTATGAGTTCGACGAGCTGTCGAAAACTTGCGTATGCCAAAAGAACTATTTTTACGAGCGGGATCTGCGCAACTGCAGGAAACGTGAGTGGATCTTTTgtaattttctataaatatattttaatatattattattcccCAAAACAGCCATCCAATATCACTTGTCCTGCACATCGAACAGCCAATGCAGTCCGTTCGGAGCCTCCTATTGCCACCCGGAGATCCCGAGGAGGTGCACCTGCGAGGAGTACGCCCTGTACGATGCCATCAAGCAGCTCTGCGAATATAAACAGGGCCTGGGAGCCGAGTGCGAGTCGAATGATGCCTGCCCCGTGGATCACTCCGTCTGCTCCAACCgcctgtgcgtgtgtgcgGATCACTACTTTGAAAAGGACGAGGTCTGTCTGCGGGGAATCGGGGCCGACTGCTCGGTGGAGGATGACTGCATAGCTGAGAACACCACCTGCCAGGAGAAGGACGAGGAGGACCAGTCGCGCACCTGCCAGTGCCGAAAGGGATATGTGCACTTCAAGGATCAGTGCCTCAAGGAAGGTTCgtattttctgaaatatttgtGGGAAGCTAGCAaatagaaaacattttaaagaactAAGCTAATTCATTATTCCAAAGtcgatttaaatataaataactaTTATTCTTTATTCGgatattattttctaaaacattttgcaaaaaaaaggaaaatagaaatattttaataattgctTTCTTAGTTCCTTAGTTTATGATCTATATATGCTGTATACTATATACTAaacctattttttaaatagctGAGGAGCTAGAGGACGAGTGCGTCGAGGACGAGCAGTGCAAACCCCTCCTGGCCAGTTGCAATTCGGAGGGGAAGTGCGGCTGCACCGATGAGCAGCACGAGAAGAACGGTGTCTGCGAGACGAAGCGAGGTAAATGATTCCTTTTTGAATTAACGAAgtattttactaaaatattattttttaatcccACAGTTCTTGGGGAATCGTGCACGAAGGCCACCGAGTGCTTTATAGAGAAGGATCCCGAGAATGTGGAGTGCCGCAACTCAGTGTGTCAATGCAAAATCGGTTATTCGGCAAACTCCGACCAAAAGCAGTGCATTCGCGTGATGCCCAATAAGAAAAGTAAGTttccataaatttaaatagaaatatatagacaagagaaataaattctttctagtttaaagaaaaactgtttaatgttaaaatttatgcggaaacaataattatttttaatttaaagaaagaaataatattcGACCAATCGTTACTAAACTCTTCTTTATATTTCCCTCTATCCATAGATTCTTCCGGTAGACCCAGTGCTCTCAAAATCATCACCTTCATGCTGATTGGCTCCGCTTTCCTGATCACCAGTGCGGCTATAAAGCAGGCCTACTACTAAAAGCAAACCCAACCCCTTTACATGCGTTGTGAGGAATGGCAAGGATAATTGGATGAGGGGCAGCAGGCCAAGGACCCCAAGGATCGGGGAAAATCACCTTGGGTGGACTGGAGTGGCCAGTATTAGCCAAGTTAGTGGCATGGATCCATGGTCCATGAATAGAAATCAAGTAGTCCGTAAGCTGATATTTAGGAGTCGAAGCAATATTTGGAGAAGGGTCCTCAAAGGGACATTCGCTTATCTAATACGACTAACCATAACGACAAATTATCTCTAAGTTTGAAGTTAAACTGCTTGTTGATAGGCTAAGCGAACAGTTTTtaaccaaattgtaatatacATCATAATAAACTAAGGCCAACGAAGAGTTGTATCAATCCAGAATCTTgcgtgtatttattttaagccaAAAGGCTTTTGGttggaataatatttattttttcataattttttcaacGCAGACAGCCTTGAAAATTGTATctgtatttttcttatttaagcACTAATTTCAAATTCTAGTAAAGctaaaaagccaaaataaatatggaaCCTTATGTAAATGGATATTTTAGTTATCTGATGGAAAATCAGCTTCAATGTGAGGACATTCCGATGAGGGAAGCACTACGTCAGGGAGCAGAGGAGTGGAATGCACTAAGCCCAAGTGAAAGGACCAAGTATAGGGGAAAGGTGAGTTGGAAAACTTATATTATACACCTATTTTATTATCTCTAAAAAACCTAATTCCTGCAGAACAAAAGTCGTCATCTGCATAAATGCTCAAATTGTCGTCATAAGCGTCAGCCAGAGAAACAAAAAAGCTTAAAGCGATGTCCAAAGAGCCCGACTCTAAGCTATAGTCATCGATCCAGGATGCAACGTCCTTGCAGCCCAAGGAGctttagaaataaatattgtccAAGAAAGTGCAGTTCTCGGCGCACAAGACGGGTATGCTTACTGAAGAGAACAACTAAAGTGGTAAGTcccaacattttatttagttatttatttggttGTATCCTagccagggaccgtaacagttataagttttactttaaaagtcATCGATTAATCGTTATTCAGcaccttttatttataagtcatgacgtaactgttatttcagacttttaaaataaaagtcagaaaataacagttattttttgaccgaaaaaataaaagtcctcCGTAACTTTTATTCatgacttttataataaaagtctaaaaataactgttatttttagactgaaaaaataaaagtcaagaTAACTCTTACGAAAAGACTTAtagtaaaaaaatcattaaataacttttatttggtgATCGAAAATATATAAGTCTTAAATATCTGTTGCtcaattggaattggaattttaaaggtTGCAATTTGTACTTATACACATGAATTCTTCAACATAATAAGACCTcgaattcttcagacctagaggaaccattaatgaccattgtaacaatttttaaagttctaaccaatacagccattcatgaattcttcaacataataagaccgcgaattcttcagacctagaggaaccattaatgaccattgtaacaatttttaaagttctggccaatacagccattcatgaattcttcaacataataagaccgcgaattcttcagacctagaggaaccattaatgaccatggtaacaatttttaaagttctaacCAATACAGCCATTCATGATGTCATAAACTCATATAGCGAGCCTTGATAATTACTAGCGCGACATTGAATAATATGCGTATACATAATCGAGTATTCATAtgttattcaaatattttattgtcaaAGGTTTTGTTGTACATCGTTACATTATTAGTTGAGTTCAACATAAAAGGTTGTCAtaaatttttactaaaaatgggtcgtaagaaaaacttaattcatcgaaatttttttgaattcgaTTCCGTAAAAAACCTGTCGGTATGCAAAATTTGCCACAAAACTTTTTTCGGAAATTTTGTCACGAACTTAAGGCGCCATCTGGAGTCAGTTCATGGAGACAGCGTACCTgacgaaatggaaaaaaaaaatgatgaaagccccgaaaaaaaaattaaattttccgtTTGTTTTGCGGCGGAAGACGTAAAGGACGCTTGCGTAGAGCTAGTAACGTCCGAAAAAGTACCATTTTCTCTATTTGACTCGAAGGCATTTCAATTCTTTACGGATCAAATTTTTATGGGCGTGAACATCCCCAAAATTTCTTCGCGAAATATAATAGAGTTGGTATCTCACAAATACGAcagcattaaaaataaaatgatttcggGCCTGAAAAATCGGATGGTGTCCCTAAAAATTGATGGAGCTACCAGGTTAAATCGAAGTATTCTTGGCGTAAACTTGCAGTACTATAATGGAAGCAAAATTGTAATTCATACTCTTGCAATAATAGAGTTAAATGTGCGATCAACAGCGGAGAATATTAGTGCCACAGTGTCCgacattttaaaacagtttgCGATTCGTAAAAGCCAAGTTTTCTCAATTACGACTGACAATGGACGCAACATGGTTAAATCAGTGGAGCTGTTGAATACTTGCGAAGATAATGAAGGTGACATTGCTTCCCGGGATGATGAAATGGACATACTTGAAGGAGTTTCAATAGACTCTGTAAAGTCCGTAAAGTGTGCAGCACACACTCTCCAGTTAGCAGTGAAGGACTTCATGGACCAACAATCATGCCAAATAATTGATAATGCCAGGACattagtaaaaaaattaagaacccCTTCTTACAGGtaactaaaaatcaaattctttacattatttaaagataatttttaaatttgataattACAGGAACCTGCTAATGAATGGATCCTTTACGCAACCTCCTATGGACGTGTCAACTAGGTGGAACTCCACATACTCGATGCTGAAACAGCTTCTAAATCTAAGGGAGCTTTGTGAGATGCATGTACCTACCCCATTGGCGAACGAGGACTGGGACTATTTGAAGACCTTGGTAGCAACACTTAAGCCCGCCTACATAGCCACAAAAAAACTGCAAAGCAGCCAGCTATACATGGCAGACTTCAACAAGCTGTGGATTGAACTCAAGCTCAATATTAAACTTATGAAAAATAGTTGCAGCGATCTCTTAGCCGAGTGCCTCGAAAAAAGAGATGAAATTTTGTTAAACAATTCTGTGGTTCTCTGTAGCCTATTCCTTGACCCTAGACTTCGGCGAGTTCTAGGACAGAATGAAGCTAACCGAATATCCGCAGTACGTCATTTAAAGGACCTCATGCAGCAAATATTTgctgttaaaaattttgtatgtaaacaTGAAAAgattacaaaacgttgttaACAAAATTTTACAACTTTTATAGGTAAATTCACCAACCAAAagttcatcatcatcatcatcatcattatcatcgtcatcatcatcatcattatcatcatcatcattatcatcatcatcatcattgctaaatgaatttttaaattcaatacctAGCGAATCTAATGAAGAGGATAGTAGTGACGAAGTAGGAGCCAAACTCAGAGAAGCTTATTGGGAAATTGAAAGCTACTACCCTAAGCCAATCGATACCACTATTGACGTAATGGAATATTGGGAGaaggttaaatttaaattgccatATTTATATCAACTGGCTAGGGTCGTGCATTCAGTGCCGGCCACACAAGTGAGCGTGGAGCGCTCGTTTTCGGCACTGAAACTAGTTTTAAGCGACTTAAGAAGCAACATAAGCCCTGAGtcgcttgaaaaaatattatttgtaaaactcaacaacaaattcaatgaaatataaattttatattataaaaatacgtcaaatgcatttttaatattgaacATATTCGGTAGCACTGCGGGGTTCGATTGGTGAAAAAGTTTTACTATGTAAGAGCCTATGGTTTCTCTAGGTCTGAAGATTTCGCGGTCTTATTATGCTTATGACTTTATGAATGGCTGTATTGgtcagaactttaaaaattgttaccatggtcattaatggttcctctaggtctgaagaattcgcggtcttattatgttgaagaattcatgaatggctgtattggttagaactttaaaaattgttaccatggtcattaatggtttctctaggtctgaagaattcgcggtcttattATGTTGAAGAATTCATGTGTATAAGTACAAATTGCAacctttaaaattccaattccaattgaGCAACAGATATTTAAGACTTATATATTTTCGATcaccaaataaaagttatttaatgatttttttactaTAAGTCTTTTCGTAAGAGTTAtcttgacttttattttttcagtctaaaaataacagttatttttagacttttattataaaagtcatGAATAAAAGTTACGgaggacttttattttttcggtcaaaaaataactgttattctctgacttttattttaaaagtctgaAATAACAGTTACTTCATGAccaatttcaaaaaagttacaaaaatttaGGTCATTGCGGATCTGAATAGACCGCATTAGATTGGTTATGTGACTTTTTTCTCTGATTTTTAGTGGGATCCGAAGTGCaagatttttttgattaaaaataataaaataactgttattttcggtccctgatcCTAGCGTTACAAGTTTAATGAATTAATCCGCTAGTCATCCAGTTAtccttatatttattttgaatacatAAACTTACATGTGTAAAACACatgcaaaacaacaaatatcATTTAAACAAAAGCCAGAATTTGGGTGAGGGGAGTTTTCGGTACTGAATTTACTTctgaaaaccattttttgcaaCAAAAACCTCCATGCTACGCACCTGTCTTAAACTTGTAATCAcgtctgttttttttaattacttactACTTACTTTACCactaaatttttactttcatGAAGATTTTTTCAGGattttttggtattgtttATAGTTATTATCATATCTTGATAGCTAGATAGGGTTACCTTGCACTTGTGGCAGTtggttttaaaattctatttgCAACAAAAGATATGATTAACTTTGGCTATCAATTTTTCCCTGTTATCAACtctgtttccttttttttcatttttataacgTCTGAtgtgttattttatttgtcttATCAGCGaagcttttaaaattatcaacaatCATTTTGAACAgatcttgtttttatggtttcTTTGATGGttcacttttttgttttcgttttcattcgGTTATCATGGAATCGACGACACCTGAATCGCCCGATTTCTTTATCAAACTTCAGGTGGCTTAATGTGTCCAATTAGTAGCCAGTATTGATTTATAGTCCATAAAAATAtcgttttttgataatttgaaAAAGTGTTACCTTTTTCTAGTCATATTGGAATATTTAGTCAAAAagttttggatttttaaaggtCCAGTAAATCGTTTGCACTGAGATCCAAGACACTCAAGACAACGGTGTCAAATTATTCTGGGAGAAATTTCGAAGTACAAATAGGTgaagtcgatttttttgtgAGACAATTGCTGAATTGAATTGCCTGTAAATTTCAAGTCTCAAAATGTCCCACACTTGCCCGGTCCATAATAAGGACTCCAATGCTTTAGTCATGTAAGTTTTGAAAGGATCTCCctttaaagataaaataaacAGATTTTGAAACCGCAAGCAAATTGAAGATATCCACTAGTtagatcaataaataaattcctactgtcttattaattttttaaaaaaattttttaatggtaattacacacgttttttgtaatattacttaaaaaaaatgttgtgtaACAATGTGGTTTGCACCCAGCGCCAAATCGGCTAATTCGGACGACACCAAGATCGCGATGTGCGCCTCGTTGGAGTTGGACAACTGCCGGGCGGAGAACTCGCAGCTCAAGAAGAAGTTGATCGAGTACGAGGCCACGATCAGGAGCCTCGAGCAGCTGGTGGCCACCATTGCCGAGAAGCAGCACCAGATCCTCAGCGAGGTGGTGGAGCTGCGCAAGGAGAGTCGTGCCGCATCGATGGAACTCACTCCCCAGGAGGACACGTCAGGCAACTCGTCCGTGATCCTGCAGAATGACGACGGCGATGAGGATGGCTACAGGCCGGATTCGGAATCGGAGGCCAACGATACACAGTCTCCGGTTCTTTCTGCCCACTCCTCGACGGCATCGCTGGTTTCTTTATGCTTTTCATCGACCAGCTCACTGGGAACGTCCTTGGTCGATGGTAGCTCGGATTCCGAGTATGAGAGGAATCTATATAACGAATTGGAATTGGAGTGCTATCCCGACCACGAGTCGGATCAATCGGAGGAGAATGGGGAAGCCGAACCGCTTCCAAACACACCAACTCCCGAAATTCTGCAGCAACAAGATTACACCTCTGAGTCCGATACCGAACCATGAGCTCACTGCTGATATAATATTTactgaaatgaaaaataaataaacgttGTGTTGAAAAAAAGTTAAgcttattgtatttatttttagagaacTATTAAGATGTTTAAAACggtttcttaagttttatattagtttACAGATAACCtcttatcaatataaatatgaaataatattatattattaaatgatataataaaataccaaatttatatgtTCAGCTGATGAGAAATAAGCtgtaatctttattcatatcgaAATGACATGAGCCACtttatctttaaatttttttctgtgttctTATATGAAACAATTACTTGTTTATTCTCACCACACTTCGCATGACAACAAATTGTTTATTCGTACAGTTTTACATTTCTTGTCCCAATTCtaaaaatgtcttaaaaatagttaactCTAATATCTTGGATATTTTCATTGTACTTGAGGGACTTCAGTGCCGATCCTTCAGTTGAACCCAGAAATCGGGCGGCGAGATAATCAGACCGTTGAGGTTCTGGGAGAGATCAGGCAGTTTATCTTTGGGGCCCAGGACGAAGTCAAAGTGCTGGCACATGGTCGCTGTCACCAGAAAGAGCATGTTACGGGCGAAAGTCTCACCGGCGCACAGCCTTTTTCCCGCTCCGAAGGGCAGAGAAACGTCCAGCTTCAAGCAGAGTTTGCCCTCCGAATCGAGGAACCGCTCCGGGCGGAATTGCTCCGGATCCGACCAGACACGAGAGTCCGAGTGGAAGGCATACAGGCTGGGCACCACAATGGTATCCTAAGGAAAAAGTTATCAGaactatataaaataatagtgTTTAAATTAGGATACCTTCGGTATCCGGTAGCCCAGCAACTCGGTGTCCTCCAGAGCTTTGTGCGGCACATCGGAGGGAACCAGTGTTTCAATGCGCAGACCCTCGCGAACTGTGGCCTCCGTAAAAGGCAGATTCTTGCGGTCCTCCAGAGTGGGCAGTCTTCCGCATCCCACCACCTCGTCGATTTCCCGCTGCATTCGCCGCAAAACATCGGGATAAAGCATGAGATACTGAACGAGCAGCGCCAACTGAACACCGATGGCAGTGAAGGCCGGAAAGGAAAAGTCCACCAGGCCCATTATGAGCTGATCCCTGTTGAAACCATAGCCTGGAGATCGGCGCATTTCCGCTATATAGACATCCATAAAGTTTCGCTCGACACCCTCCTCGTAGCTATCCAAATATCGATCCACAAAGTCGGCAAAGAATTGGCGCACAAACAGATTGGATTCGTTTAGCTTGTTGTAGCCACTCCATTCGGGCCAAAAGTGGCGAATCCAAGGCATTATGCTCAACATCCGGCCATAGTCGTCCGCATTCCTCTGGAACTGCATGCCCATTTGGCAGAGCTTCACCAATCTGGCCATTTCCTCGCGACTCTGGCACTCATTGTACACAATGTGAAAGTGGCAGTTGGCCGAGAATGGATTGAAGAGCAGCGGCAGAAGCACGCGGTATCCGCCAGGTTTCACCATCTCGTGCTCATGCGGATACTTTGGTCCATTGCGGATCAGGTCGAGCATGTCCGTCAACTGCTCCTGGATGACCAATTCGAGTTGTTCGAATCGTCGCCCGAAACCAAAGTCTCGTAAATAGCGCAGGATAAAGCGACGCTGCTCTTTCCAAAGGGGGCCATCCTGAAAGAAGATTCCTGTAGAGgggaatatattatattaaatttaatattattaactaTTAAAACCCCTTCGACTTATCGGTCATGGTGGCGGTTGATAGATTAAGTTCTTATAACATACGGTTGTTAGAAAAAGTATTGTGGCCTCGATAAAATTCTGTAAATACCGttttgaaaagtatttttataaaaaaaaaacattttaaatatttaaaaaaacgttATTAAAacttctgaaatatttaaaaacaaaataaaacaaaattatgccCAAATTAGGCtctctataaataaataaatcacatttaaaagtgtaaaaaacattatttatcgaagaaaatatataaataataataaaataattatattttttaaataaaagtgcgaaaaacattatttatcgGAGAATAGTAAATTGAatctttagttttaaaataactcaaCTAAAATATAAGATAAGAGGAATCTATAAAATACCATAGACCACTCAAACGAACAATTTTACTTTCTTCGGCTAAAGTGCACTCAGTGTTAATCGGTTTTAAGCGATAAGAGTGTTTTGTTCGCCTGATGCGACAATTAATTCACGATTGACCCCGATATTTTCAACAACGCCATTATAAGTGTCCATTATCAATGGCCGATATGATTAGACTCACCTCGTACATCTTGGCCGGGATCTCGCATAGCGGCCACGAAAAGTTTGGGACGTCCATCGAAGACCTTGTTGTTAAGGATCTCGCGGACTCCCTCCGAATTATGGACGACGGCCACCGGGAAAGGACCCACATACAGCCCGATTATATCCGATTTATACCACCGACTGAGGGTCAAAGCAGCCTTATGCAAATACTTGAAGTTGATGATCAGCATAAAGAGATAGCTTCCGAACATCGGTATCCTTGGAGGACCTGTGAATAATCCAGTTAGCCTTTGGACTCCTTGGGAACGATTCCAAGCGAAAACGAACCGGGAGGAAAACCGCAGGGTCGACCGACTGCATATCGATACGAAAGGAAAAGGAACACTGCGGTGCAGACCGCCAGGAGAATTGCCGTGATCATCTTAGAGTCCGGACATCAACTGAATCCGTAGCTGCCGTGCAGCCGCGTTTTTGTAGCCACGATAAGTCACTCACACTTTCGACGGACAATAGCAATTAAGCAACGCCAATCTATATGGATCGGCGTTTATTCATAGATCGGTT
This portion of the Drosophila takahashii strain IR98-3 E-12201 chromosome 3R, DtakHiC1v2, whole genome shotgun sequence genome encodes:
- the LOC108062806 gene encoding uncharacterized protein, whose protein sequence is MSHTCPVHNKDSNALVIAKSANSDDTKIAMCASLELDNCRAENSQLKKKLIEYEATIRSLEQLVATIAEKQHQILSEVVELRKESRAASMELTPQEDTSGNSSVILQNDDGDEDGYRPDSESEANDTQSPVLSAHSSTASLVSLCFSSTSSLGTSLVDGSSDSEYERNLYNELELECYPDHESDQSEENGEAEPLPNTPTPEILQQQDYTSESDTEP
- the Cyp304a1 gene encoding probable cytochrome P450 304a1 yields the protein MITAILLAVCTAVFLFLSYRYAVGRPCGFPPGPPRIPMFGSYLFMLIINFKYLHKAALTLSRWYKSDIIGLYVGPFPVAVVHNSEGVREILNNKVFDGRPKLFVAAMRDPGQDVRGIFFQDGPLWKEQRRFILRYLRDFGFGRRFEQLELVIQEQLTDMLDLIRNGPKYPHEHEMVKPGGYRVLLPLLFNPFSANCHFHIVYNECQSREEMARLVKLCQMGMQFQRNADDYGRMLSIMPWIRHFWPEWSGYNKLNESNLFVRQFFADFVDRYLDSYEEGVERNFMDVYIAEMRRSPGYGFNRDQLIMGLVDFSFPAFTAIGVQLALLVQYLMLYPDVLRRMQREIDEVVGCGRLPTLEDRKNLPFTEATVREGLRIETLVPSDVPHKALEDTELLGYRIPKDTIVVPSLYAFHSDSRVWSDPEQFRPERFLDSEGKLCLKLDVSLPFGAGKRLCAGETFARNMLFLVTATMCQHFDFVLGPKDKLPDLSQNLNGLIISPPDFWVQLKDRH
- the LOC108062848 gene encoding prion-like-(Q/N-rich) domain-bearing protein 25; translated protein: MSNFHWSLTLGVLFCAVLNPQGDGGALAVFWPCESAADCTADGSSCDLASGQCECSTFDSVLAENFTQCLATSLIGDKCDDSVQCNLMPTGASCKAGVCDCADGQNYLRGKCRPLNGLGESCETDLDCYFGYDRASVSCQQNVCGCANGYYNRYGNICRRKSMEENDACVVNEDCDALGAGAECVGLVCTYVDEITTTPGTGEGETETTNPEWPEDDSTTAEAITESAEAEQESTFRSRRQLTKAFVHAPPPTHSDAAAQVSFAQLTNGDTEPLISPRSHEIAVQTSIEKYELREVGRSVRNVATTTTASTSTSSRRNSSRNQSHALSQQRRRLPALFRFDDEDIKTYSTLGSSRDDDDVDEKKYGSSCTDNGKTCSGLPHSICTKNICLCRQGYYARNGKCFAELGEIAESTDECEYEFDELSKTCVCQKNYFYERDLRNCRKPIQYHLSCTSNSQCSPFGASYCHPEIPRRCTCEEYALYDAIKQLCEYKQGLGAECESNDACPVDHSVCSNRLCVCADHYFEKDEVCLRGIGADCSVEDDCIAENTTCQEKDEEDQSRTCQCRKGYVHFKDQCLKEAEELEDECVEDEQCKPLLASCNSEGKCGCTDEQHEKNGVCETKRVLGESCTKATECFIEKDPENVECRNSVCQCKIGYSANSDQKQCIRVMPNKKNSSGRPSALKIITFMLIGSAFLITSAAIKQAYY